ATGTCGGCTGAAATGCTCGATCTGATGGAAGCCCATCTCAACCTTGAGCGTCAGTCAGCTGCTGATTACTTGGCTGCTGCGATCTGGTTTGCTGAGCGTGAGCTGACCGGCTTTGCCGAACATCTGCGTGATGAAGCCAAGCAAGAAGAGCAGCATGCTGCCAAGTTTGCTGACTATCTGATCAGCAGAGGCCAGCGCCCTGTGCTCGACACGATCGAACCACCTCGTCAGCAGTGGACTGGCGTGGAGCAGGTGATCGCCAATGTCTTCCGCATGGAGTCTGATGTGACCGCCTCGGTGCTGCAGCTTTACGGCACCGCAGAAAAGGACATTGACCGCCGCAGCCCCGCCAAGTGCGGGGCTTTTTATTGCACTGGAGTCATGGCGTCACCAGATCCTGAACGAGCTAAACCCAGTCAAGAACTATGTTCTGAGCCATTCACAAGATGCTCACCAGAACCTATTGGGGTCTGCACCAGAGCTGTGTAGTGGGGTTCACCAGAAGGACTGTGATCTTGAAGGAGTCGAGGGCGCAACACCCCTAAACATGCACTCCTAAAACCATGACGACTTCAGCACCCCGCCTCGATCGCTTCCTTTCGGTCTACAAAATGTCGATGAAGTCAAAGCTGTCGATCATTGCCTCAGTGGCAACTGTCATCACTTTTTCGGGATTAGCGGTCTATTCAAGCCCAGATCGATTTGAACCAGCAACAGAGCTTGCAAACAAGCAACGGGGGATGGAGTTTCAATCAGCTGGACATTGCAATGACTTGAAAAACCCTGTTGTATGCCCTTGGATCATGAAATGAAAGGCTTATTCAAGAACTTACAACAAAGTTCCCGCAATTAAATGGGCTTTTTATTTCTTGAACTACGACCTAAATCCCATAAATAAGCCTCCAATAGGTGACGACTTCGTTGTCATGCCTGGCACAATTGATCACAACGATTTTTAGCCAAATGCGTCGCAGAGCTGAATTCCTAGCGCATAGCGAGTCACGTTCTCGACCAGCAACAGGATGATGTTGGCGTGAGCAGCCAGACGCTGAAATCTGGGATGAGTTTTGCCAGGGGTGCTTCAGGTCGTCGGCCGAATGGGTGCAGCATGTACGCGAAGGCCTGCTGCTCCTGAAGAGCAAGACACCTTCAGCTTCCATAGCAGCCGTGGCTGACCGACTGGAGGATCTTGAGCAGTGGCTGGAACTGCTCGAGGGCAGGCAGAAATCGACGGCCTAGGAAGCACCTGATTCTGCTCTGGGCATCCGGGGCAAAAAACCGGTGAATTTGCTCCCGTAGAACCCGTCCGAAAAGGTCCTGAAACCGAACCTCAGAGGACGGTTGGCCCACTTCCATGTGTGATCGAGCGGGCATAGACCGAGCAGGTCCCACTCGGAGACACTCATGACAGCAACCACATTTCAAGCACCCACCGGTCTGGTGACACACGATCTG
Above is a window of Synechococcus sp. BIOS-E4-1 DNA encoding:
- a CDS encoding ferritin, producing MTASQIQAPINVPTGPAGRAMAEPMSAEMLDLMEAHLNLERQSAADYLAAAIWFAERELTGFAEHLRDEAKQEEQHAAKFADYLISRGQRPVLDTIEPPRQQWTGVEQVIANVFRMESDVTASVLQLYGTAEKDIDRRSPAKCGAFYCTGVMASPDPERAKPSQELCSEPFTRCSPEPIGVCTRAV